The following proteins are encoded in a genomic region of Ovis canadensis isolate MfBH-ARS-UI-01 breed Bighorn chromosome 16, ARS-UI_OviCan_v2, whole genome shotgun sequence:
- the SKP2 gene encoding S-phase kinase-associated protein 2 isoform X3: MDQPLVEHFSPFRLQHLDLSNSVIDVSTLQGLLSHCSKLQNLSLEGLRLSDPVVDNLAQNTNLLRLNLSGCSGFSESALKTLLSSCSRLDELNLSWCYDFTEKHVQVAVAHVSETITQLNLSGYRKNLQRSDVSTLVGRCPNLVHLDLSDSVMLKNDCFPEFYQLNYLQHLSLSRCYDIIPETLLELGEIPTLKTLQVFGIVPDGTLQLLKEALPHLQINCSHFTTIARPTIGNKKNQEIWGIKCRLSLEKPSCL, translated from the exons ATGGACCAACCGTTAGTTGAACATTTCAG CCCTTTTCGTCTGCAGCACCTGGACCTGTCGAACTCTGTGATCGACGTGTCTACCCTGCAAGGCCTTCTGTCTCACTGCTCCAAGTTGCAGAATCTCAGCCTCGAAGGCCTCCGACTTTCAGATCCCGTTGTTGA taatcttgctcagAACACAAATTTACTGCGACTAAACCTTTCTGGGTGTTCTGGATTCTCTGAATCTGCCCTGAAGACTTTGCTGAGCAGCTGTTCCAG ATTGGATGAACTGAACCTCTCTTGGTGCTATGATTTCACTGAAAAGCATGTACAGGTGGCTGTTGCACATGTGTCAGAGACTATCACCCAGCTGAATCTCAGCGGGTACCGAAAGAATCTGCAGAGATCAG atgtCTCTACCTTAGTTGGAAGATGTCCCAATCTTGTCCACCTAGACTTAag CGATAGTGTCATGCTGAAAAATGACTGCTTTCCAGAATTTTACCAACTCAACTACCTCCAACACCTATCACTCAGTCGGTGCTATGACATAATACCTGAAACTTTACT tGAACTTGGAGAAATTCCCACATTGAAAACACTACAGGTCTTTGGAATCGTACCAGACGGTACCCTTCAACTGTTAAAGGAAGCCCTCCCTCATCTGCAGATTAATTGCTCCCATTTCACCACCATCGCCAGGCCGACCATTGGCAACAAGAAGAACCAAGAGATATGGGGCATCAAATGCCGGCTGTCACTGGAGAAGCCCAGTTGTCTATGA